The following coding sequences lie in one Alloacidobacterium dinghuense genomic window:
- a CDS encoding adenylosuccinate synthase — MRTKTAIVLGAQWGDEGKGKIVDVLSERFSVVARYAGGHNAGHTVIIGGQKFILQLIPCGILRPTSKAVIGNGVVLDPLAFLREVGKLRDLGINVDEQLFVSNRAQVILEYHRMIELAAESAPGRQKIGTTSRGIGPAYEDKMARNGLRVVDLLNTNLLKTHIENACHEKNTIANALFGAKPLDPAKMYDEYAHAAEQVAPFVTDTAYLLNKTIDQGGSVMFEGAQGTMLDIDHGTYPFVTSSSATAGGAVTGTGVGPTRIGTVIGVTKAYVTRVGEGPFPTEIFDESGELLRARGQEFGAVTGRPRRCGWLDLPLLRYSNQINGTEWLVVTKLDVLDALEEIPVCTGYKINGKLIDTMPADVRGLESIECVYTKLKGWNESTEGITAFEKLPKLAQDYLRFLEKESKAKIGMISTGPDRDQTMLMPEFAAALDEMHS, encoded by the coding sequence ATGCGAACAAAAACAGCCATCGTACTCGGGGCCCAGTGGGGCGATGAAGGCAAAGGCAAGATCGTCGACGTGCTCTCCGAACGCTTCTCCGTCGTGGCGCGTTACGCTGGCGGACACAACGCGGGACACACCGTCATCATCGGCGGCCAGAAGTTCATTTTGCAACTCATCCCCTGCGGCATCCTGCGGCCTACAAGCAAGGCAGTGATCGGGAACGGCGTCGTCCTCGATCCACTTGCCTTCCTCCGCGAAGTCGGCAAGCTGCGCGACCTGGGCATCAACGTCGACGAGCAACTCTTCGTCTCCAATCGCGCGCAGGTCATCCTCGAATACCACCGCATGATCGAGCTCGCCGCCGAAAGCGCACCGGGCCGCCAGAAGATCGGCACCACCAGCCGCGGCATCGGCCCTGCTTACGAAGACAAGATGGCCCGCAACGGCCTCCGCGTCGTCGATCTGCTCAACACGAACCTGCTCAAGACGCACATCGAGAACGCCTGCCACGAAAAGAACACCATCGCCAACGCTCTCTTCGGCGCTAAGCCGCTCGACCCGGCCAAGATGTACGACGAGTACGCGCACGCCGCCGAGCAGGTCGCGCCCTTCGTCACCGACACCGCCTACTTGCTCAACAAAACCATCGACCAGGGCGGCAGCGTCATGTTCGAAGGCGCGCAGGGTACGATGCTCGACATCGACCACGGAACGTATCCGTTCGTCACCTCATCGTCAGCAACAGCAGGCGGAGCCGTCACCGGAACCGGCGTCGGCCCAACCAGAATCGGCACCGTCATCGGCGTCACCAAAGCCTACGTCACCCGCGTCGGCGAAGGCCCGTTCCCAACCGAAATCTTCGACGAATCCGGCGAACTTCTCCGCGCTCGCGGACAGGAGTTCGGAGCCGTCACCGGACGCCCGCGTCGCTGCGGCTGGCTTGACCTGCCGCTCCTGCGCTACTCCAACCAGATCAACGGGACTGAATGGCTCGTCGTGACGAAACTCGACGTCCTCGACGCGCTCGAGGAAATTCCCGTCTGCACCGGCTACAAGATCAACGGCAAGCTCATCGACACGATGCCCGCCGACGTGCGCGGCCTCGAATCCATCGAGTGCGTCTATACCAAGCTGAAAGGCTGGAACGAATCCACCGAAGGCATCACCGCATTCGAAAAGCTGCCGAAGCTGGCGCAGGACTATCTGCGCTTCCTCGAAAAGGAATCCAAAGCAAAGATCGGCATGATCTCCACCGGCCCCGACCGCGACCAGACCATGCTCATGCCGGAATTCGCCGCAGCCTTGGACGAGATGCACAGTTAA
- a CDS encoding ABC transporter permease: protein MPTILRDLRYALRQLFKSPGFALTAILTLALGVGANTAIFSVIYGLLLETLPFRDAGRIVAILETHPQVAAGAEATYPDYMDWRAQQKSFEQVAAYSVVNPGTVSLVTSGESEQVHRVLASGNFFSTLGVSPLMGRLLNDQDEKAGSDHVAVLSATAWRRYFGGDAGVVGRSIDLNGARYTIVGVLPPGAAYPAEGEVWLPLSLLDQPTQASRVWHSVSVLGRLRAGVGLAEARTDMQTIAARISAAYPATNKLEGVALKPLREQLVGTLRPAVLCLMGAVLLVLLIACANVASLILVRATANQREIAIRQALGADRTRLFSQFLTQTLILCLVGGMLGTALAWLALPLLRLALSHTAGVDLSLVESIGLNVPVLLLTLSTCVLTAVVFGLLPVTKTFLNLAEAFRPGDRGSTGGNRRSRGVLIAGEIAIAVVVLFLGALVVRSFQKLVAVDPGFRTDHLLSFEVTLPSSRYSDSGATTTQFYERLIEKVGQMPGVVSAGSTTAVPLEPSLLMTRFLIEGAPPLAPGSFPYAQIRYVSPDFFRTMGIGLVQGRTFEKKDVDSPTGFFVVNQVFAQKHLSGRDPVGAHILIGVMSPQPSNIPVIGVVANAHDLGVVTDSQSEIYLPGYGLHAVLLVRTSVAPGSIVSQVRGAVHDLDSNVAIYNVQAVGDVLSDSLARQKMTAVLLGIFAVVAVVLAAIGIYGVLAYSVEQRTREIGVRMAVGARREDILTLVLKQAAVFVASGIVAGLAVGFAGARLLSGLLFKTSTADPLSLAVTIGALVAIAALAVSLPARRAASVEPTEALRSE, encoded by the coding sequence ATGCCAACAATATTGCGGGATCTGCGTTACGCGCTGCGCCAGCTGTTCAAATCACCCGGATTTGCTTTGACGGCGATTCTTACGCTTGCGCTGGGAGTGGGTGCGAACACAGCCATCTTCAGCGTGATTTACGGACTGCTGCTCGAGACGCTGCCTTTTCGCGATGCCGGGCGCATCGTTGCGATTCTTGAGACGCATCCGCAGGTAGCGGCCGGCGCGGAGGCGACATATCCGGATTACATGGACTGGCGCGCGCAGCAGAAGAGCTTTGAGCAGGTGGCTGCATATTCGGTGGTGAACCCGGGCACGGTTTCACTCGTGACTAGCGGCGAAAGCGAGCAAGTGCACCGCGTGTTGGCTTCGGGGAATTTCTTTTCAACGCTTGGCGTTTCGCCGCTGATGGGGCGATTGCTGAACGATCAGGATGAGAAAGCTGGCAGCGATCATGTTGCGGTGCTGAGCGCGACGGCGTGGAGGCGCTACTTTGGCGGTGACGCGGGTGTAGTCGGCCGCAGCATCGATCTGAATGGAGCGCGCTACACGATTGTTGGCGTGTTACCTCCGGGGGCGGCGTATCCGGCAGAGGGCGAGGTGTGGCTGCCGCTTTCGCTGCTCGACCAGCCGACACAGGCTTCGCGCGTGTGGCACTCGGTGAGTGTGCTGGGTCGGTTGCGGGCCGGCGTTGGATTGGCTGAGGCGAGGACGGACATGCAGACGATCGCGGCGCGCATTTCGGCGGCGTATCCGGCGACAAATAAGTTGGAGGGCGTGGCGCTGAAGCCGCTGCGAGAGCAACTCGTTGGAACTCTGCGGCCTGCGGTTCTCTGCCTGATGGGAGCGGTGTTGCTGGTGCTGCTGATTGCATGCGCGAATGTCGCCAGCCTGATTCTGGTGCGCGCGACGGCGAATCAGCGGGAGATTGCGATTCGGCAGGCGTTGGGCGCGGATCGCACGCGGTTGTTTTCGCAGTTTCTGACACAGACGCTGATTCTTTGTCTTGTCGGAGGGATGTTGGGAACGGCTCTCGCATGGCTGGCCCTGCCCCTGTTGCGTCTTGCGCTGTCGCACACGGCGGGAGTTGATTTGTCACTTGTCGAGTCGATCGGGCTGAATGTGCCTGTATTGCTGCTTACGTTGAGCACATGTGTGTTGACGGCGGTGGTTTTTGGTCTGCTTCCGGTGACGAAGACATTTTTGAATCTGGCTGAGGCTTTTCGGCCCGGCGATCGCGGTAGCACGGGCGGAAACCGGCGCAGTCGCGGGGTGCTGATTGCGGGTGAGATTGCGATTGCCGTGGTGGTGCTGTTTCTGGGGGCGCTTGTGGTTCGCAGCTTTCAGAAGCTGGTTGCTGTCGATCCGGGGTTTCGCACAGATCATTTGCTGAGCTTTGAAGTCACGCTGCCGTCGTCACGCTACTCGGACAGCGGCGCAACGACAACGCAATTCTATGAGCGTCTGATTGAGAAGGTTGGGCAGATGCCGGGCGTGGTTTCGGCAGGTAGCACGACGGCTGTGCCACTTGAGCCTTCGCTTTTGATGACACGGTTTTTGATCGAAGGCGCGCCGCCACTGGCTCCGGGATCGTTTCCGTATGCACAGATTCGTTATGTGAGTCCTGACTTCTTTCGCACGATGGGGATTGGGCTCGTGCAGGGCCGAACTTTTGAGAAGAAGGATGTGGATTCGCCGACGGGTTTCTTTGTCGTCAACCAGGTGTTTGCGCAGAAGCATCTGTCGGGGCGGGATCCTGTTGGCGCGCATATTCTGATCGGCGTGATGAGCCCGCAGCCCTCGAACATTCCGGTGATTGGAGTGGTGGCGAATGCGCACGATCTGGGAGTGGTGACGGATTCGCAGTCGGAGATATATCTGCCGGGTTATGGCCTGCATGCTGTGCTGCTAGTGCGCACATCCGTTGCTCCCGGGAGCATCGTGTCACAGGTGAGAGGCGCGGTGCATGATCTGGATTCAAATGTGGCGATTTACAACGTTCAGGCAGTTGGCGATGTACTTTCGGATTCACTGGCGCGGCAGAAGATGACGGCGGTGCTGCTCGGGATTTTTGCGGTGGTTGCGGTGGTGCTGGCGGCGATTGGGATTTATGGCGTGCTGGCTTATTCGGTCGAGCAGCGGACGCGGGAGATCGGCGTGCGCATGGCTGTGGGCGCGCGGCGCGAAGATATTTTGACGCTGGTGCTGAAGCAGGCTGCGGTGTTTGTTGCGAGTGGAATCGTGGCTGGACTTGCTGTTGGTTTTGCAGGTGCGCGGCTCCTGAGCGGTTTGTTGTTCAAGACGAGCACCGCTGATCCGCTTTCTCTTGCGGTGACGATTGGGGCTCTGGTTGCGATTGCTGCTCTGGCGGTGAGCTTGCCGGCGCGACGGGCCGCGTCGGTTGAGCCAACCGAGGCGCTGCGCAGCGAATAA
- a CDS encoding glycoside hydrolase family 5 protein, producing the protein MLSVANMNLLTKRSICRLSLLLLISPALYAQRGFVHTKGSDLVDAKGLPLMLRGTNLGNWFEPEGYMFHFEDNPQSTSEIEGLTEELIGPDKAEAFWKQWRETYITEADMDLLKKSGFNSVRVPLHWKFFDSDNSEGFRLLDRLIQWARKDNVYVILDLHCAPGGQTGTNIDDSLGYPWLYRSPEAQANTLAIWRRLAAHYKNEPIVLGYDLLNEPIPHFPQLQQYNKDLEPLYRKIVATVREVDKNHVVILGGAQWDSNFNVFGQPFDSNVMYTFHKYWTAPDVSVIQPYLDFRDKYHVPIWLGESGENKDEWIAAFTKTLEANHIGWCFWPYKKMDATSSVVTFDRPAHWDEVLAFAKLPTGTGNAEKRIAARPPMEDAQAAFDDLLKKIQFANTRVNAGYVQALGLTPVSH; encoded by the coding sequence ATGCTTTCTGTCGCCAATATGAACCTCCTCACAAAGCGCTCTATCTGCCGGCTGTCGTTGCTGCTTCTCATTTCTCCCGCGCTTTACGCGCAGCGCGGCTTCGTTCACACCAAGGGCTCCGATCTGGTCGACGCCAAGGGCCTGCCATTAATGCTGCGCGGCACCAACCTCGGCAATTGGTTCGAGCCCGAGGGCTATATGTTCCACTTCGAAGACAATCCGCAGTCCACCAGCGAGATTGAAGGGCTCACCGAAGAACTCATCGGACCCGACAAAGCCGAAGCCTTCTGGAAGCAGTGGCGCGAAACCTACATCACCGAAGCCGACATGGACCTGCTCAAAAAGAGCGGCTTCAACTCCGTGCGAGTGCCGCTCCACTGGAAATTCTTCGACAGCGATAACTCAGAAGGCTTCCGCCTCCTCGACCGCCTCATCCAGTGGGCGCGCAAGGACAACGTCTACGTCATCCTCGATCTACACTGTGCGCCCGGCGGACAAACCGGCACCAACATCGATGACAGCCTCGGCTATCCGTGGCTCTATCGCAGTCCTGAAGCGCAGGCCAACACTCTCGCCATCTGGCGCAGGCTCGCCGCCCACTACAAAAACGAACCCATCGTGCTCGGCTACGATCTTCTCAATGAGCCCATCCCGCACTTCCCACAGCTGCAGCAGTACAACAAAGACCTCGAGCCCCTCTACCGCAAGATCGTCGCCACCGTTCGCGAAGTCGACAAGAACCACGTCGTCATCCTCGGCGGCGCGCAATGGGACTCGAACTTCAACGTCTTCGGCCAGCCCTTCGACTCAAACGTGATGTACACCTTCCACAAATACTGGACAGCCCCCGACGTCAGCGTCATCCAACCATACCTCGACTTTCGCGACAAATATCACGTCCCCATCTGGCTGGGAGAATCCGGCGAGAACAAGGACGAATGGATCGCCGCCTTCACCAAGACGCTCGAAGCGAATCACATAGGCTGGTGTTTCTGGCCGTACAAGAAAATGGACGCGACATCCTCCGTCGTCACCTTCGACCGACCCGCGCACTGGGATGAAGTCCTCGCCTTTGCCAAACTCCCCACTGGCACAGGCAACGCGGAGAAGCGCATCGCCGCGCGCCCTCCAATGGAAGACGCGCAGGCAGCTTTTGATGATCTGCTCAAGAAAATTCAGTTCGCCAACACGCGCGTCAACGCCGGATATGTGCAGGCTCTCGGGCTGACTCCTGTCTCACACTAG
- a CDS encoding S24 family peptidase: protein MVAQQARSPEWSDRIRRLLGDLKLTQAGLAERLGISPATVSRWLQGKLEPTAETYIALGNLARTPDGIYFWERAGMETSDLPDANLRRALSSVQVRLQDFKLVASRKISRQLSGKGNAVAIPLLNVTAYGDQIPPQQNVSLSEVQVEDVLLAPLSWCPHPESMISMHLSGDSMYPIIPPGSIIFVDTAVTDRETLNRRLTVVSHRDLGFKVARFQRLSGADLLVSVNPKCLPLDVSNVSKWKVFGEVLWWVTRDEKPEC from the coding sequence ATGGTCGCCCAACAAGCTCGGTCTCCGGAGTGGTCCGATCGGATTCGACGATTGCTCGGAGACTTAAAACTAACCCAGGCCGGGCTTGCGGAACGACTCGGCATCTCGCCGGCGACCGTTTCGCGATGGCTACAGGGCAAACTCGAACCAACGGCTGAAACCTATATCGCACTGGGAAATCTTGCGCGTACGCCAGACGGGATTTATTTCTGGGAGCGCGCGGGAATGGAAACTTCAGACCTCCCCGACGCGAACTTGCGTCGCGCACTCTCTTCGGTGCAGGTAAGGCTTCAGGATTTCAAGCTGGTTGCGAGTCGAAAGATCTCCCGCCAACTATCCGGAAAGGGGAATGCGGTAGCGATACCCCTGCTGAACGTGACAGCCTATGGAGATCAGATTCCGCCGCAGCAGAATGTCAGCCTGTCTGAAGTTCAGGTGGAAGATGTTCTTTTGGCGCCGCTTTCCTGGTGCCCGCATCCCGAAAGCATGATCAGCATGCACTTGTCGGGCGACTCGATGTACCCGATCATTCCTCCCGGTTCGATCATCTTTGTCGACACTGCTGTTACGGATCGCGAGACCCTGAACCGACGGCTCACCGTCGTTTCTCACCGAGACCTGGGATTTAAAGTTGCCCGTTTCCAGCGGCTTTCCGGTGCCGATCTGCTGGTATCGGTGAATCCAAAATGTCTGCCGCTGGATGTCAGCAACGTGTCCAAGTGGAAGGTATTCGGAGAAGTTCTGTGGTGGGTGACGAGGGACGAAAAGCCAGAATGCTGA
- a CDS encoding response regulator: MSGVTVTYRVLIIDDEPRISDTLAIVFSKRGYEARVAYSAEQAIEIIAEWRPDVAIIDVVLPHMNGIDLAIVLRANYPSCRLVLFSGQPGTTEIAEEAAKKGHIFEILAKPVHPVSLLDTVALLLNSGSF; the protein is encoded by the coding sequence ATGTCAGGCGTTACCGTTACCTACAGAGTCTTAATCATCGATGACGAACCCAGGATCTCCGATACACTGGCCATTGTATTTTCGAAGCGTGGATATGAGGCGCGGGTTGCGTATTCGGCCGAGCAGGCGATTGAAATCATCGCAGAGTGGCGACCTGATGTGGCAATCATCGATGTTGTACTCCCCCACATGAATGGAATCGACCTCGCCATCGTATTAAGGGCCAACTACCCGTCATGCCGTCTCGTCTTGTTTTCCGGCCAGCCAGGCACGACGGAAATTGCAGAAGAGGCTGCGAAAAAAGGACACATCTTCGAGATCCTCGCTAAGCCGGTGCATCCCGTTTCGCTGCTGGACACCGTCGCGCTCCTGCTGAATTCCGGCTCATTTTGA